GGGGGCCCTGGCCACGGTGCTGCTTGAGCGCCTTACGCAACTCGAAGCCAACCAGCCCGCCATGCCGGTGTGGCAAATGACGGCCCGCGCCATCCTCGACGATGCCCAGCTGCCCGCCGGCCAGGCCGAGCTGGCCCTCGTGAAGGCCGCCCGGCGGCTGGCAGGGTTGTAGGCCGGGAGGCCAATGAGCAAAAAAGGCGGTCATGCTTCGACAGGCTCAGCATGACCGCCTTTTTTGCTTAATAATCATACCCTGGCCCTAGCCCGGGGCCCTACGCGAGGTTGTACTCGGCGCGCCACTTTTCGATGGTGTGGTTGTAGATGGCCTGGTTGGCCATGTGCACGGTGCAGGCCGCGCGCGCGCCGGTTACCACGTTCGAGTCGGGCATTTTGCGCTCGACAATGGCCTGGTGGAAATCGCGCAGCGAGTACCACGAGCCGTCCTTTAGCGGCTCGGCGCCGGTGGTGATGGCGATGCCGCCGTCCTTGTTCCAGGTGATTTTGGTGGCCCCGGTCACGCCGTCCACGGTGCCGTATTGCTTTATTGTTTCTTGTTCCGGGTAGTACATGCCCTGGTCGACGAGCAGCGAAATGGTGCCCTTGGTCCCCTTCAGCTTGAACAGGTAGCCGTCGCGGGCGTTGCCGCAGGTGGCCCCGAAGTTGCCCACCATGCCTTCCTTGGCGTAGCGCACCATCACCTGCACGTTGTCGTAGGTTTCGCGGCCGTCCTTGTAGAAGTCGATGCCGCCGGTGCCGAACACCTCGTCGGCGTGCGTTTCGAAGGCCCAGTTGATGAAGTCCATCTGGTGCGAAAGCAACTCGGCGGCCAGCCCGCCCGAGTACTCGCGGTACATGCGCCAGTTGATTTTGCGCTCCAGGCCCGGCTCCGGCACCGGGCGGCGCCAGCTGCCGTTGCGGTCCCAGCGGCAGTCAATCTGCGTCACCTTGCCCAGGTAGCCCTGCTTGATCATCTCCTTCACCCGGTAGTACAGCGGCGAGTAGCGGTACTGGTGGCCCACTTGCAGCGTTTGGGCGGGGCGCTGCTGCGCCAGCCGCACCAGCTCCAGGGCTTGCGGAATGTCGTAGGTCATGGTTTTTTCGAGGTACACCTGCTTGCCGGCGGCCAGCGCGTCCTTGGCCACCTGGAAGTGCAGGTTCAGGGGCACGGCGATGATGACGGCCTCCACCGCCCGCGCGTCCAGCAGGGCGTGGTAGTCGGCGTAGGACTTGGCGTGGCCGGCGGCGCCGGTTTTTTGCGCGTTTTGCAGCCGAAACGGCAGCTCGTCGCACAAGGCCACCACCTCGAACCGGTCGGGCAGGTCCTGCAAAATCTTGAGCAGCCCCGTGCCGCGGTCGCCGCAGCCGATGACGCCGATTTTGATGCGGCGGGCCGGCGCGGGGGCCCCCAGGACGTCGGCCAGGGCCCCGGGCAGCCACAGGCCGCCGGTCAGCAGGCCCGTTTGTTTAATAAAATTGCGTCTTGGAAGGTCCATCATGGGTGTACAATTAGTTTTTGAAAGCCGCGCGTGGCCGTGTCGGCCACGGTGCCGTTGGGCCGTTGGTACAGCAAGTAAGCTTGGAGGTTTCGGTGGTGGCGCAGAAACACCAGGGCGTCGGCCAAGCCCATGCCCATCAAGGCGTTGTCGTAGGCGTCGGCGGTTAGTGCGTCGCGCGCCACCACCGTTGCACTCACCAGTTCGTTGCGGAAAGCGTAGCCGGTTTTGGGGTCAATCAGGTGGGCGCTTTTTACGGGGCCCCAGCGCTTGAACTTGCGGTAGTTGCCCGACGTGGTGATGCCGCCCGCGCGCAGCTGCACCACCTGCTGCATGCCGGGCGGCGGCACGGCGCTGGTGTCGGGCCGCTCG
This genomic stretch from Hymenobacter sp. PAMC 26628 harbors:
- a CDS encoding Gfo/Idh/MocA family protein: MMDLPRRNFIKQTGLLTGGLWLPGALADVLGAPAPARRIKIGVIGCGDRGTGLLKILQDLPDRFEVVALCDELPFRLQNAQKTGAAGHAKSYADYHALLDARAVEAVIIAVPLNLHFQVAKDALAAGKQVYLEKTMTYDIPQALELVRLAQQRPAQTLQVGHQYRYSPLYYRVKEMIKQGYLGKVTQIDCRWDRNGSWRRPVPEPGLERKINWRMYREYSGGLAAELLSHQMDFINWAFETHADEVFGTGGIDFYKDGRETYDNVQVMVRYAKEGMVGNFGATCGNARDGYLFKLKGTKGTISLLVDQGMYYPEQETIKQYGTVDGVTGATKITWNKDGGIAITTGAEPLKDGSWYSLRDFHQAIVERKMPDSNVVTGARAACTVHMANQAIYNHTIEKWRAEYNLA